A region of the Mesoterricola sediminis genome:
CCCAGATCGCCTTCGCCGTGGTGGCCGAGAACGCCGGCTTCGGCGCCTCCAACGCGGCGCCCATCGCCAAGAAGCTCTGCCAGTACTGGTTCATCGACCGGCTCAAGAAGCCGCTGCCGCCGCCCAGCGCCAAGATCCCCGACGAGTACCGGCCCGAGGACGCGGCGGCGGAAGGGGAGGCGCCGTGAAGGAACGCCTGCGCGCCCTCGACACCTCCCTCCTCTGGCCCATGGCGCTCCTGGTGATCATGGGCCTGCTCACCGTGTACTCGGCGGGGCGCGGCACCAACCAGCAGGCGATGATCTGGGCCAAGCAGGGGCTCTGGAACCTCATCGGCTTCGCCCTGATGGCCTTCCTCGCCGGCATGGACCCCCGCCGGGTCTTCCGCAGCGGGTTCGCCCTCTACGTCCTGGGCATCCTGAGCCTGGTGGCGGTCCTGGCGGCCGGCCACCGCATCGGCGGCGCCCAGCGCTGGCTGGGCGTGGGGGGCCTGACCTTCCAGCCCTCCGAGCTGATGAAGTGGCTGACCCTGCTCTTCGTCGCCCACCGCCTCGGCACCCGCCAGCCCCAGGACCTGACCGGCTGGGACCTGGTGCAGACCTCGGCCCTCGTGTTCTTCCCCATGCTCCTGGTGCTCAAGCAGCCCGACCTGGGCATGGCCATCAGCTTCACCCCCATCCTCGCCCTCATCCCGGTCATCAAGGGCCTGCGCGCCAAGTGGGTGGCCCTCACCCTCGCCATCTGCTGCGCGGGCGGGGTCTTCGCCTGGCACAAGGTCCTCAAGCCCTACCAGAAGCAGCGCGTGATGACCTTCCTGGACCCCGGCGCCGACCTCAAGGGCAAGGGCTACCAGATCAACCAGAGCCGCATCGCCATCGGCGCGGGCGGCCTCACCGGCCAGGGCTTCACCTCCGGCAGCCAGACCCAGCTCAACTTCCTGCCGGTGAAGACCACGGACTTCGTGTTCTCGGTGTGGGCGGAGGAGCGCGGTTTCCTGGGCGTGCTCCTGGCCCTGGGGCTCTTCGGCCTGGTCCTGACCCGCATCCTGGACACGGCGGTGGCGGCCCGGAGCGCCTCGGAGACCTACTTCTGCGTCGGGGCCGCGGGCATCATCGCCCTGCACCTCCTGGTGAACGTGGGCATGGTCGTGGGCGTCCTGCCCAACAAGGGCATCGTCCTGCCCTTCTTCAGCGCCGGCGGCAGCAGCACCCTCAGCTACTTCCTGGGGCTGGGCGTCGTCATGGGCGTGAGGCACCGGGCCACGCTCAAGTAGAATCTCCCCATGAGCGCCGATCCCAAGATCCGAATGCAGGAGCTGGCGGCCCAGGTGCTGGAGCACCGCCGCCGCTACTTCGTCCTCGACCAGCCCGTCCTCTCCGACGCGGAATACGACGCCCTGGAGCGCGAGCTGCGGGACCTGGAGGCGGCCCACCCCGAGGCCGCGGACCCCAACAGCCCCACCCAGCGGGTGGGCGCGCCGCCCCTGGACCAGTTCCGGAAGGCCCGGCACGCCACCCCCATGCTGAGCCTCGACAACACCTATTCCGAGGACGACCTGCGCGACTGGGAGGGCCGGGTCATCAAGGGCCTCGGCTTTTCGCCCGTCTTTTCGGCTGAGCTCAAGGTGGACGGGCTCTCCCTGTCCCTCCTGTACCAGGACCGGACCCTCGTCCGCGCCGTCACCCGCGGCAACGGCGAGGAGGGGGAGGACGTCACCGAGAACGCCCGCACCATCGCCGACATCCCCCTCACCCTGCCGGCCGCGGCCCCCGGGACCCTGGAGGTGCGCGGCGAGGTGTTCCTGTCCAGGCGGCGGTGGGAGGAGCTGAACCGCGAGCGGGACGCCCGCGGCGAGGCCCGGTTCGCGAATCCGCGCAATGCCGCCTCCGGCACCATGAAGCAGCTCGACAGCCGCATCACGGCGGAGCGCCGCCTCTCCTTCCTCCCCTGGCAGATGATCGGCTCGGCCGCGCACAGCTCGGGCATGGACCAGCTCGCCGCCTGGGGTTTCACGCGCATGCCCGCCCACGGGGAGGGCACGTTCGCGGACGTCCTCGCCTTCATCGAGGCCCAGCGGGAGGCCCGGCTGAAGCTGCCCTTCGACACCGACGGGGTCGTCGTCAAGGTGGACGGCCTGGACTTCCAGGAGCGCCTGGGCTTCACGGACCGGGTGCCCCGCTGGGCCATCGCCTTCAAGTACCCCGGCCTCCAGGCCACCACCACCCTCCTGGGCGTCACCTGGCAGGTGAGCCGGGCCGGGAAGCTGACCCCGGTGGCCGAGCTGGAGGCGGTGGAGGTGGCGGGATCGACGGTGCGCCGCGCCACCCTGCACAACGCCGACGAGCTCCTGCGCCTCGGCGTCCGCGTGGGCTGCAAGGTCTTCGTGGAGAAGGGCGGCGAGGTCATCCCCAAGGTGGTGGCCGTGGTCCCGGGCACCCTGCCCGGGGACGCGCCGCCCCCCGCCGTGCCCCAGGCCTGTCCCGTCTGCGGCGGGGCCGTGGGGAAGGACTCCGACGAGGAAGTCGCCTGGCGCTGCCAGAACCCCGAGTGCCCCGCCAAGATCAGCGCCCGCCTCCAGCACCTGGGCTCCCGGGTGGCCCTGGACATCGAGGGCCTGGGCGAGGCCCTCGTGGAGCAGCTGGCCCCGCGGTTCGCCCAGCCCTGGGACGTCTTCAGTCTCCTCGAGGATCCCCGCAACAGCCTGGCGAGGCTGGCCGGGCTGGAGCGCATGGGCGAGAAGAGCGCCCAGAACCTCATGACGGCCCTGGAGGCGGCCCGCCGCAAGCCCCTGGCCCGGTGGATCCACGCCCTGGGCATCCCCATGGTCGGGGCCCGCACCGCGGAGCTCCTGGCCGAGGCCTTCCCCACCCTGGAGGACCTGTGGGCCGCCCCGGAACCGAAGCTCCAGGCCGTGGAGGAGGTGGGTCCCAAGGTGGCCGCCGCCATCCGGGCCTTCGCCGCCCTCCACCCCGGCCTCCCGGGCCAGCTCGCCGCGATGGGCGTCGCGCCCGAGGCCCCCGCCCCCCGGGACCGCGCCGGCCTGCCCCTGGCGGGCCAGGTGGCCGTGGTCACGGGCACCCTGCCCACCCTGGGGCGCGAGGAGGCCGAGGCCCTGCTCAAGGCCCTGGGCGCCAAGGTGACCGGATCCGTCAGCGCCAAGACCACGGTGCTGGTGGCCGGCGAGAAGGCCGGCTCCAAGCTGGCCAAGGCCGAGGCCCTGGGCATCCCCGTCCGGGACGAGGCCTGGCTCCGCGCCCTGAAACCGGAATGACCCGGCCCGGCCGTGGCACACTGGAGGGGCGCCGTCGGGCGCACCCCGGGAAGCCTGGCCATGACGAACCATCCCCGCCGCATCGGCAAGTTCGAGCTCATTGAGCGCCTGGGCGAAGGCGCCATGGGCGAGGTTTTCCTGGCCCGGGACACCCTCATCGGCCGCGAGGTGGCCCTGAAGACCATCCGCCCCGCCGCCCTGACCTCCCCCGACGCCCGGGAGCGCTTCTTCCGGGAGGCCCAGGCCGCGGGCCGCCTCAACCACCCCAACCTCGTCACCATCCACGAGTTCGGCGAGGACGCCGGCGTCCACTACATCGCCATGGAACACGTGCCCGGCGACGACCTCGCGGCCCTGCTGGCCTCCCGCGAGCTCAGCCGGCCCGCGATCCTGGACCTGCTGGCCCAGGTCTGCGACGGCCTCGCCTACGCCCACCAGCGGGGCGTCGTCCACCGGGACATCAAGCCCAGCAACGTGCGGGTGACCCGGTTCTCCAACCGGCTCACCGCCAAGATCCTCGATTTCGGCATCGCGCGGCTCCCGGGCAGCGACCTCACCTCCACGGGCACCCTCCTGGGGACCTTCGGCTACCTGGCCCCCGAGGCCATCCAGGGCGGCAAGGCCGATCACCGGGCCGACCTCTTCGCCGTGGGCGTCCTCCTCTACGAGGCCCTGGCCGGCGAGCGCCCCTTCGACGGCGAGTCCACGGCCACGGTGCTGCACCGCATCGTCCACGATGAGCCCGCCCCCCTGGATCCCGAGGCCCTGGAGGGCGTCAGCCCCGCCCTCCGGGACGTGGTGGCCCGGGCCCTGGCCAAGGCCCCCGCCGCCCGCTACGCCACCGCGGACGCCCTGGCCGCCGACCTCCGGGCCGCCCGGAATCCCGCCTGGACGGGCGGGGACACCCGGGAGATCACCGTCCGCATGCCCCGCATCCGCCCCGAGGGCGGGACCGCCCCCCGGCGGGGGCTCCGGATCCTCGTCTGGAGCCTCCTCGCGGTGCTCCTGGCCGGCGCGGCCGGCGGGGGCGCCTGGGCCTGGCGCCGCCACCGCCGCCGGGCCCGGGCCGCGGCGCAAGCCGTTCAGCCGGTCCCCCAGGCCGTGGCCGTGCCGGTGCCCGCCGCCCCGGATCCAACGCCCACCCAGCCGCCCGCGGCCCAGCCCGCCCCGGAGACGGCGCCCCCCGTCCAGACGCCGGCCCCGGGCCAGAACCCGGGTCAGCCCCCGGCCGCGCATCCGGTCCCAAGCCAGCCGGCCGCCCAACCCCCTGCGCCCGCCCCGGCCCCGGCCCCGTACCGGGACCTGGACGCGGCCGCGGCAGCCCTCGACAAGGATCCGCGGGGGGCCCTGGCCGCCCTGGAGGGCATCCTGCAGCGGGAGCCGGACAACGAGCGGGCCATCGCCCTGCGCATCGCCGCCCTGTACGAGTCGGGCGACTACCGCGGCACGGGCCGGGCCATGATGGAAGCCAAGCGCGGCGGGCATCCCCTCTGGCCCATGGCGCTGAAGTACCCGCGGCTCCGCCAGGTCTTCGAGCGGGAACGCCTGCAGCCCCGCCTCCCGAGGCGGCGCGCGGAGGGTGCGGACCAGGGTAGGTAGATCGAATCACCGGAACGATCGGGTTCCGATCCTTCGTGACGGCAAGGGTAGGTAAAGAACCCGTACGCCGAGTTCGCCGAGACACCGAGTCACGCGGAGTCGGCTTCGCGATCCACCGCGCCGACCCATGCCGCCCAGGCCCTGGCCCGCGCATGCGGGCCGCGATGCTGCGCATCGCCCGGCTGGGGGCTCCGGGCCTTCCGCAGGCACGCCTGCGGGTGCCCTGCGCCCCCAGCCTTGGACGGGCCTGGGTCGGAGGTTCGGCCCACCGTCGATCAGCTCCAGGTGGGTGACAACACCATCCGGTGGTGGCGGGACCGGGGGCGAAAGGCCACCCTCACGGCGGAGGGCAAGGTTCAACGGGCAGGCCCAGACGTTGAGAAGCCGTCCCACCTCCTTGCCAGAGAGGCGCGGACAGGTGAGGCGCTGGGCCTGACGGATGGGGGTCAGCCGCTCCACGGCCTTGGCTTCCAGGAGGTCGGCGTGTGTTCCCGAAACCGAGGTTTACCGAGGCGGCTGAGCCCAGGCCCGCCCAAGGCTGGGGGCGCAGGGCACCCGCAGGCGTGCCTGCGGAAGGCCCGGAGCCCCCAGCCGAGCGATGCGCAGCATCGCGGCCCGCGCCAGCGGGCCAGGGCCTGGGTGGTATGGGTCGGCGGGCTGAACCGCGAAGCCGACTCCGCGTGACTCGGCCCCTCGGCGCACTCGGTGTACGGGTTCTTTACCTACCCTTGCCGTCACGAAGGATCGGAACACGATCCTTCCGGTGATTCGATCCACCCACACCAGGTCGACCTGGGGACAAGGCGTTGCCGGTTCTTCCTGCGGCCTACACGAGCTCCCGCAGCCGCCAGGTTCCCTCCCGCGCCTCCCAGCGCAGCACGAAGGTCCGCCGCGAGGATTCGCCGGGCAGGAGCTCCCCGCTGCCGCGGCCGGTGAGCAGCACGTCCACGGTCTGGACCGCCTCCCGGCCCTCCACCTGGATGCGGCTGCCCAGGACCGTCACGCCGATCCGGCTGCCCCGCAGCCGCGCCGCCAGGAAGAGGCGGGCCGAGGCCCGGTCCAGGCCCTCGGGGCCGGAGAAGGCGGGGGAGAGCGCCTCGGCGGCCCCCGCGGCGTCGCCGCGCTCCACGGCGGCCACGGCCCGGTCGAAGGCGCGCCGGACCTGGGCTTCCGGCGTCTCCCGGCCGCAGGCCGCCAGGACCAGGAGGACGGCGGCGGCCGCGGCCCTCACGGCCGGCCCTCGCGGAAGGCCTGGAACAGGGCCGGGTAGCTGCGGGCCTCCACCATGTCCTCGGACAGGCCCAGGGCGGCCATCTCGGCCCGGATCGCGGCGGCCTCCCCCTCCAGCTCCAGGAAGGTCCCGAAGGGCGTCTCGTCCAGGCAGGCCTCCAGGTCCGCGCGGCGCCAGACGGCGCGGCGCTTGGTCATGTCCATCCAGGGCGCGTAGCCCAGCGCGGCGAGGATGCCCGCCAGGGCCCGGGGGTCGGCGACCCCGGTCTCGATCTCGGGACGGATCTTCAGCAGCGGATCCTCCACCCGCGCGCCCTTCCAGGTGAGGACGGACCGGCCCCCGTGGGTGCGCAGGCGCAGGGCGCAGCCCGCCTCGCGGAGCGCGCCGTCCCGGTCCCAGAGGACGCTGGCCTCCTCCGCGGCGGGAACGGCCTCGCGGAAGCCGCGGTCCGCGAGGGCCTGGGCGGCGGCGGCCAGGTCCGGGATCCGGAACTTCATTTCGGTCTCCACATGCCCTTCATGTTTCATGGCGGCCCATCCAGGAATGATTGCATCATGTTCCAGGAGGGTTCTTCCACCCGTGATCCCCAAGCGATACCTGTTCGCCAGCATGTTCATCGCCGCCATGCTGATGCTGTTGGCGATCGTCCAGGCGCCCCGCTCCACGCGGGAAGGGGGCGCTGTGGTGGAATCCGCGGCGGTCGAACAGTCCCTCCAGACCTTCGAGACCCTCGCCGAGTACCGCCTCCTGGACGGCTGGGCGCCCCGCTTCCAGGGGGCCGTGGATCCGGACCAGGAGCAGCCCTGGCCCTACGGCGGCGGGTTCGGCTCGCCCTGGGAACCCGCCTCGGCCTACCTCACCGACCAGGGCCTGGCCCTGAACGGGCCCGGCGGCCGCAGCGAGATCATCCTCTGGAAGGGCCTGGAGTGGCGCCACTACCGCTTCGACGCCCCCATCGCCAGCGCCCGGCTGGACCCGCTCCGGGGGAGCCGCCTCCTGGTGACCCTCTCGGCGGGCCCGGGGCGCTTCGAGACGCGGCTCATGGAAGTGCCCGAGGGCCGGGTGCTGTGGGCCACGGACAGCGGTCCCTGGAGCCGCTTCAGCTGGGACGGCAAGGCGGTCCTGATCGGCCTGAAGCCCCCCCAGGGCGAGGCGGGCCTGCTCCTGGCGACCCTGCCGCTGGAGCCCGAGCTCCCCCCGGCCACCCTGGCCCCCTGGGACGAGAAGGGCTTGCCGCCGGCGCCGCGCGGCTGGCCAGTCCGCCAGGATCACCTCTGGGACGACGGCAAGGACCTGCCCGGGGCCCGGGTGATGGTGCCTTGGCAGGCCGGTGGACGGCTTTGGTTCCCCCAGCAGGACCGCCTGTGGGTGTCGGCCGGCGGCCAGTGGACCCTCTGGGTCCTGGAATCCGGCGTCTGGAAGCGCAGCGCCGCCGGTGCCGGCACGCTGCAGGCCCTGCCTCCCCGGCGCATGGGCCTCCTGGGCCCCGAGCGGAAGGGCGAACCCGCGCCGCGCAGCGTCACCCCCGCGGATCGCGCGGAATGGGAGAAGGTCGACCCCTCTCTGGCAGCCTGGCCGGCCAATGACCCCGCGTGGCTCTGGTTCGGCGACGGCGCCGCCGCCACCGCCTGGGACCAGCGCTGGGGCGGGGAGACCCCGGACCTGCCCCGGGAGCGCCAGCGGGAGGCCCTGCTGAAGGCCTTCCGGCCCGAGTGGCGCACGGCCCTGGGGCTCCGCGCCTCGGTGAAGGGCTGGATCCCCGAAGGGCCCGAAATCGCCCTGCGCGAGGCCTGGGAGGTGGGCTGGGTGTGGGTCGGGGACCGGGCCATCCTGGTGCGCCTGCAGCCCACGGCCAGGCTCAGGACGGTGCGGTCCGCCTTGAAACGTTAGCTATCATGTACCCAGGTCTCTGCTAGTGTTAGCCCAGCCCTTCTCCCGCCATCAGGCCTCCCGAGGTTTCTCATGCCCCGACTCCTCCTCGTGGACGACAACCAGCGAATCCACCAGATCGTCGAGACGCTCCTGGCCGCCACGGACCTCCAGCTGACCTGCGCCTCCTCGGGCGCCGAGGCGCTGGACCTGGCCGCCGCGGGCGGCTTCGACGCGGCCCTGGTGGACGCCATCCTGCTGGACATGGACGGGTGGGACCTCATGGAGCGCCTCCGCGCGGCCCCCGCCACGGCCCGGATGCCCATCGCCATGATGGCCGGCGTGCTCGACACGGTCGACCTGGGGAAGGTGGACGCGGCGCCCATCCAGGGCTTCCTGCGGAAGCCGGTGGACTTCCACGACATCGCGGACCGGGTGCGCGCCCTCATGGCGGTGCCGGTCCCCGCCCCCGCCTCCCCCGACCTGACCGCGACGGTCCCCGGCCTGCGGCTGGCGGACCACCGCCTGGCCGTCGAGGACGACCTGCTCCTGCTGGAGCCCGGCGACGTGCTGGAGGAGCCCGCCGCCGCGGAGGCGCCCGCCGACGGCCTGGAACTGGAGGAGCTCGACCTGGAGAGCCTCAAGGGCCTGAACCTGGAGGGTCCGGCCGTCGAGGACGCCGGGGCCCCCCTGCCCCTGGCGGAGCCCCCCGCCGCGGCCGCCGAGGGCTTCCTCGACTTCACCGCGGAGGACACCCTGCCCGAGGCGGCGCAGGAGGTCCTGCCCGACCTGGGCCCGTCCCTGGACCTGCCCCTCGAGGCCCTGCCCGGGGAGGAGGAGCCCGCCCTCCACGTGGACGTCGCCCCGCACCTGAGCGCGCCGACCCCCGTCTCCGCCATCCCGGCGGACTGGTCCGACGAGAGCGACACCCTGCTGGACCTGGGCCGCGACGAGGTCTGGAAGGCCCCGGCGCCCCCCGAACCCGAGCCCGCGGCCGATCCCATCGCCGGGCATTCCGACTTCGATTCTGACAGCTTCCTCGACCAGGACGCGGCCCCGGAGGCCACCCCGGCCTTCCTGCCCGACCTGCCCGGGGAGGTGACGCCCCCCACCCTCCCCCCGGAGGCCGAGGCCGCCCCCGAACCGCCCGCCTTCGAGCCCGAGCCCACCCCGGCCCTGGGCGCCATCGCGTCCGTCCTGGCCGCGGCCGGCGCCGTGGCCGTCGCCGCGCCCGCCGAGGCCCCGGCCGAAACCCCGGCCGAGGTCCCCGCCCCGGCGACCCTCGAGCTGCCCCCGGCGCCCGCCCCCGCCGGCCACGACCCCCTGGCGGCCCTCCTCGCCGACCCCGTCCTCATGGACCGCCTGGCCAAGGCCGTCGCGGCCCGCCTCGGCAACGACGCCCTGCGCGAGGTGGCCTGGGAGGTCATGCCCGAGCTCGCCGAGCGCATCGGCCGCCCCTGAGCCCCCCATGATCACCGGCTACAACACCGACGTCCGGCACGGCAACCGCGTCTTCCACGTCCAGACGGAGGACAAGGGCCTCGCCAATCCCAAGATCGAGACCCTCATCTACGTGGGCGGCGAGATCCTCGACAGCTACCGGGGCACGTACGAGGACCTGATGGCCGAGCACCCCGTCCCCGAGGGGGCCATCCAGGCCCGCATGGACGACCAGCACAAGGCCGTCATCCGGGACATCAAGAACGGCAAGTACGACGTCACGCCCGCCGATCCCAGCCTCGCCGAGCAGAGCGTCTTCAACGACCGCCCCCTGGACCAGGCCATCCTGGAGTACCTCCAGCAGGAGGGCGACACGGACACCCTGGAACTGGTGCTGGACGAGCCCATGGTCCCCAAGTTCGGCGAGCCCTTCCAGGTCCGGATCCGGGCCCGGCTCTGCGTGAGCCAGGCGCCGGTGGCCGGGGCCGAGGTCACGGTGCGCCTCATGTCCAGCCTCAAGAAGGCGGGCAGCCTCGCCGCGGGCAGGACGGACGCCGAGGGCGCCTTCAGCGTCCAGGTGGACCTGCCCCCGAGCCAGCCCGGCCACCTGGCCCTCCAGGTCTCCTGCGCCTCCGAATTCGGCAACGACGAGGTCCGCGCCCTCATCACCGCCTGAAGGCCGGGCCCGCCCGGGGAAACCGGAACCGGCCCCTGGATGCGGAGGCATCCAGGGGCCGGCAGCGCTGAAGGGCGGGACGCCGCCCGCGGACGCCTAGGCGTTCTCGAGCACCGCCACGAGGAGCTTCCAGAAGTTCCCCACGGAGGGGAT
Encoded here:
- the rodA gene encoding rod shape-determining protein RodA, with translation MKERLRALDTSLLWPMALLVIMGLLTVYSAGRGTNQQAMIWAKQGLWNLIGFALMAFLAGMDPRRVFRSGFALYVLGILSLVAVLAAGHRIGGAQRWLGVGGLTFQPSELMKWLTLLFVAHRLGTRQPQDLTGWDLVQTSALVFFPMLLVLKQPDLGMAISFTPILALIPVIKGLRAKWVALTLAICCAGGVFAWHKVLKPYQKQRVMTFLDPGADLKGKGYQINQSRIAIGAGGLTGQGFTSGSQTQLNFLPVKTTDFVFSVWAEERGFLGVLLALGLFGLVLTRILDTAVAARSASETYFCVGAAGIIALHLLVNVGMVVGVLPNKGIVLPFFSAGGSSTLSYFLGLGVVMGVRHRATLK
- the ligA gene encoding NAD-dependent DNA ligase LigA, which produces MSADPKIRMQELAAQVLEHRRRYFVLDQPVLSDAEYDALERELRDLEAAHPEAADPNSPTQRVGAPPLDQFRKARHATPMLSLDNTYSEDDLRDWEGRVIKGLGFSPVFSAELKVDGLSLSLLYQDRTLVRAVTRGNGEEGEDVTENARTIADIPLTLPAAAPGTLEVRGEVFLSRRRWEELNRERDARGEARFANPRNAASGTMKQLDSRITAERRLSFLPWQMIGSAAHSSGMDQLAAWGFTRMPAHGEGTFADVLAFIEAQREARLKLPFDTDGVVVKVDGLDFQERLGFTDRVPRWAIAFKYPGLQATTTLLGVTWQVSRAGKLTPVAELEAVEVAGSTVRRATLHNADELLRLGVRVGCKVFVEKGGEVIPKVVAVVPGTLPGDAPPPAVPQACPVCGGAVGKDSDEEVAWRCQNPECPAKISARLQHLGSRVALDIEGLGEALVEQLAPRFAQPWDVFSLLEDPRNSLARLAGLERMGEKSAQNLMTALEAARRKPLARWIHALGIPMVGARTAELLAEAFPTLEDLWAAPEPKLQAVEEVGPKVAAAIRAFAALHPGLPGQLAAMGVAPEAPAPRDRAGLPLAGQVAVVTGTLPTLGREEAEALLKALGAKVTGSVSAKTTVLVAGEKAGSKLAKAEALGIPVRDEAWLRALKPE
- a CDS encoding serine/threonine-protein kinase, which encodes MTNHPRRIGKFELIERLGEGAMGEVFLARDTLIGREVALKTIRPAALTSPDARERFFREAQAAGRLNHPNLVTIHEFGEDAGVHYIAMEHVPGDDLAALLASRELSRPAILDLLAQVCDGLAYAHQRGVVHRDIKPSNVRVTRFSNRLTAKILDFGIARLPGSDLTSTGTLLGTFGYLAPEAIQGGKADHRADLFAVGVLLYEALAGERPFDGESTATVLHRIVHDEPAPLDPEALEGVSPALRDVVARALAKAPAARYATADALAADLRAARNPAWTGGDTREITVRMPRIRPEGGTAPRRGLRILVWSLLAVLLAGAAGGGAWAWRRHRRRARAAAQAVQPVPQAVAVPVPAAPDPTPTQPPAAQPAPETAPPVQTPAPGQNPGQPPAAHPVPSQPAAQPPAPAPAPAPYRDLDAAAAALDKDPRGALAALEGILQREPDNERAIALRIAALYESGDYRGTGRAMMEAKRGGHPLWPMALKYPRLRQVFERERLQPRLPRRRAEGADQGR
- a CDS encoding DUF4440 domain-containing protein; this encodes MRAAAAAVLLVLAACGRETPEAQVRRAFDRAVAAVERGDAAGAAEALSPAFSGPEGLDRASARLFLAARLRGSRIGVTVLGSRIQVEGREAVQTVDVLLTGRGSGELLPGESSRRTFVLRWEAREGTWRLRELV
- a CDS encoding class IV adenylate cyclase gives rise to the protein MKFRIPDLAAAAQALADRGFREAVPAAEEASVLWDRDGALREAGCALRLRTHGGRSVLTWKGARVEDPLLKIRPEIETGVADPRALAGILAALGYAPWMDMTKRRAVWRRADLEACLDETPFGTFLELEGEAAAIRAEMAALGLSEDMVEARSYPALFQAFREGRP
- a CDS encoding response regulator, whose amino-acid sequence is MPRLLLVDDNQRIHQIVETLLAATDLQLTCASSGAEALDLAAAGGFDAALVDAILLDMDGWDLMERLRAAPATARMPIAMMAGVLDTVDLGKVDAAPIQGFLRKPVDFHDIADRVRALMAVPVPAPASPDLTATVPGLRLADHRLAVEDDLLLLEPGDVLEEPAAAEAPADGLELEELDLESLKGLNLEGPAVEDAGAPLPLAEPPAAAAEGFLDFTAEDTLPEAAQEVLPDLGPSLDLPLEALPGEEEPALHVDVAPHLSAPTPVSAIPADWSDESDTLLDLGRDEVWKAPAPPEPEPAADPIAGHSDFDSDSFLDQDAAPEATPAFLPDLPGEVTPPTLPPEAEAAPEPPAFEPEPTPALGAIASVLAAAGAVAVAAPAEAPAETPAEVPAPATLELPPAPAPAGHDPLAALLADPVLMDRLAKAVAARLGNDALREVAWEVMPELAERIGRP
- a CDS encoding peptidase associated/transthyretin-like domain-containing protein: MITGYNTDVRHGNRVFHVQTEDKGLANPKIETLIYVGGEILDSYRGTYEDLMAEHPVPEGAIQARMDDQHKAVIRDIKNGKYDVTPADPSLAEQSVFNDRPLDQAILEYLQQEGDTDTLELVLDEPMVPKFGEPFQVRIRARLCVSQAPVAGAEVTVRLMSSLKKAGSLAAGRTDAEGAFSVQVDLPPSQPGHLALQVSCASEFGNDEVRALITA